A region from the Populus trichocarpa isolate Nisqually-1 chromosome 18, P.trichocarpa_v4.1, whole genome shotgun sequence genome encodes:
- the LOC18107679 gene encoding nucleosome assembly protein 1;2 isoform X2, translating to MSNDKDNFNMADLSAALNDEDRAGLVNALKNKLQSLTGQHSELLENLSPTVRKRVEDLRGIQSQHDELEAKFFEERAALEAKYQKLYQPLYTKRYEIVNGVAEFETKNEAAMDQEGEKAAEEKGVPDFWLVAMKNNEVLAEEITERDEGALKYLKDIKWHRIEDPKGFKLEFFFDSNPYFKNYVLTKTYHMIDEDEPILEKAIGTEIEWYPGKCLTQKLLKKKPKKGSKNAKPITKTEECESFFNFFSPPQVPEDDEDIDEDTAEELQNQMEQDYDIGSTIRDKIIPHAVSWFTGEAVQGDELGLDDDDGEDDDEDEEDEDEDDIDEDEDEEDDDDIDEDEDEVDESKTKKKSSAGNKKSGKGQAGDGQQGERPPECKQQ from the exons ATGAGCAACGACAAGGATAACTTCAACATGGCTGATCTCAGCGCCG CTCTTAATGACGAGGATCGAGCTGGCCTTGTTAATGCTCTCAAG AATAAGCTACAGAGTTTGACTGGACAGCACTCTGAATTGCTCGAGAACCTGTCTCCAACTGTTAGGAAGCGTGTTGAGGATCTCAGAGGGATCCAG AGTCAACATGATGAGTTAGAGGCAAAATTCTTTGAGGAGAGAGCAGCCCTTGAAGCGAAGTATCAGAAATTGTACCAACCATTATACACTAAG CGATATGAGATTGTGAATGGTGTTGCtgaatttgaaactaaaaatgAAGCGGCAATGGACCAAGAGGGTGAAAAGGCTGCTGAAG AGAAAGGTGTTCCTGATTTTTGGCTTGTCGCAATGAAGAACAATGAAGTGCTAGCTGAGGag ATTACTGAGCGTGATGAAGGAGCTCTCAAGTACCTTAAAGATATTAAGTGGCATAGGATAGAGGATCCCAAGGGATTTAAGCTTGAGTTTTTCTTTGATTCCAACCCTTATTTCAAGAACTATGTTTTGACAAAGACATACCACATGATTGATGAAGATGAGCCCATTCTTGAGAAAGCAATAGG GACTGAGATTGAATGGTATCCAGGGAAATGCTTGACCCAGAAGCTTCTTAAGAAGAAGCCCAAGAAAGGATCAAAGAATGCCAAGCCAATTACCAAAACTGAAGAATGTGAAAGTTTTTTCAACTTCTTCAGTCCACCACAAGTTCCTGAGGATGATGAAGATATTGATGAAGATACA GCTGAGGAACTTCAAAATCAGATGGAGCAAGATTATGACATTGg GTCAACCATTCGAGACAAGATCATCCCCCATGCTGTGTCATGGTTTACTGGGGAGGCAGTTCAGGGGGATGAGCTTGGattggatgatgatgatggcgaggatgatgatgaggatgaggaggatgaggatgaggatgatattgacgaggatgaggatgaggaggatgatgatgatattgatgaggatgaggatgaggtTGATGAAAGCAAGACCAAAAAGAAG TCATCTGCTGGGAACAAG AAAAGTGGAAAGGGACAAGCTGGGGATGGTCAGCAGGGTGAGCGGCCTCCAGAATGCAAGCAGCAGTGA
- the LOC18107680 gene encoding protein NDL1 isoform X1 yields the protein MAESNDSVFVDVEKIYLGGKEHHVRTGCGSVSVIVYGDQDKPALITYPDLALNYMSCFQGLFFCPEAASLLVHNFCIYHISPPGHELGAAPISPDDPLPSVDDLADQIIEVLNYFGLGAVMCMGVTAGAYILTLFAMKYRQRVLGLILVSPLCKTPSWTEWLYNKVMSNLLYFYGMCGLLKEFLLQRYFSKDVRGSAEVPESDIAQACRGLLDERQGINVLRFLQAINQYEIVLWRPDITSGLKKLRCRTLVFVGDNSPFHSEALHMITKLDRRYSALVEVQACGSMVTEEQPHAMLIPMEYFFMGYGLYRPCQLSDSPRSPLSPSCISPELLSPESMGLKLKPIKTRVSLEG from the exons ATGGCTGAGTCAAACGATTCCGTTTTCGTCGATGTGGAAAAGATCTACCTCGGTGGAAAG GAACATCATGTAAGAACTGGTTGTGGTTCCGTGTCTGTTATAGTGTATGGAGACCAAGACAAGCCAGCACTAATTACTTATCCTGATTTAGCTCTAAACT ATATGTCTTGTTTCCAAGGCCTATTCTTTTGTCCTGAAGCGGCATCTTTACTGGTACACAACTTCTGCATTTACCACATTAGTCCTCCAGGTCATGAG TTGGGAGCTGCTCCAATTAGTCCTGATGATCCTTTGCCTTCCGTAGATGACCTTGCAGATCAGATCATTGAGGTTCTCAACTATTTCGG GCTTGGTGCAGTGATGTGCATGGGGGTGACTGCTGGTGCCTACATCCTAACCCTATTTGCT ATGAAATATAGACAGCGTGTTCTTGGTTTGATACTTGTGTCCCCTTTATGCAAAACACCCTCTTGGACTGAATGGTTATATAACAAG gtGATGTCAAATTTGCTATATTTCTATGGCATGTGTGGTTTACTTAAGGAGTTTTTGCTTCAGCGGTACTTCAGCAAG GATGTTCGCGGTAGTGCAGAAGTTCCTGAGTCGGACATAGCTCAAGCATGTAGAGGA TTGCTTGATGAGAGGCAGGGTATAAATGTTTTGCGGTTTCTTCAAGCAATTAATCAGTATGAAATTGTCTTGTG GAGACCCGACATTACTAGTGGGTTGAAGAAACTAAGATGCCGCACTCTTGTATTTGTCGGAGATAACTCTCCTTTCCACTCAGAGGCTCTCCACATGATCACGAAGTTGGATCGAAGATATAGTGCCTTGGTCGAG GTCCAGGCTTGTGGATCTATGGTAACAGAAGAACAACCACATGCAATGTTGATACCTATGGAGTACTTCTTCATGGGGTATGGGTTGTACAGGCCATGCCAACTCAGCGACAGTCCAAGGAGCCCACTCAGCCCCTCTTGTATCTCACCAGAGCTTCTCTCTCCTGAAAGCATGGGTTTGAAGCTTAAACCAATAAAAACCCGTGTTTCGCTTGAAGGTTGA
- the LOC18107679 gene encoding nucleosome assembly protein 1;2 isoform X1, with protein sequence MSNDKDNFNMADLSAALNDEDRAGLVNALKNKLQSLTGQHSELLENLSPTVRKRVEDLRGIQSQHDELEAKFFEERAALEAKYQKLYQPLYTKRYEIVNGVAEFETKNEAAMDQEGEKAAEEKGVPDFWLVAMKNNEVLAEEITERDEGALKYLKDIKWHRIEDPKGFKLEFFFDSNPYFKNYVLTKTYHMIDEDEPILEKAIGTEIEWYPGKCLTQKLLKKKPKKGSKNAKPITKTEECESFFNFFSPPQVPEDDEDIDEDTAEELQNQMEQDYDIGSTIRDKIIPHAVSWFTGEAVQGDELGLDDDDGEDDDEDEEDEDEDDIDEDEDEEDDDDIDEDEDEVDESKTKKKSSAGNKQKSGKGQAGDGQQGERPPECKQQ encoded by the exons ATGAGCAACGACAAGGATAACTTCAACATGGCTGATCTCAGCGCCG CTCTTAATGACGAGGATCGAGCTGGCCTTGTTAATGCTCTCAAG AATAAGCTACAGAGTTTGACTGGACAGCACTCTGAATTGCTCGAGAACCTGTCTCCAACTGTTAGGAAGCGTGTTGAGGATCTCAGAGGGATCCAG AGTCAACATGATGAGTTAGAGGCAAAATTCTTTGAGGAGAGAGCAGCCCTTGAAGCGAAGTATCAGAAATTGTACCAACCATTATACACTAAG CGATATGAGATTGTGAATGGTGTTGCtgaatttgaaactaaaaatgAAGCGGCAATGGACCAAGAGGGTGAAAAGGCTGCTGAAG AGAAAGGTGTTCCTGATTTTTGGCTTGTCGCAATGAAGAACAATGAAGTGCTAGCTGAGGag ATTACTGAGCGTGATGAAGGAGCTCTCAAGTACCTTAAAGATATTAAGTGGCATAGGATAGAGGATCCCAAGGGATTTAAGCTTGAGTTTTTCTTTGATTCCAACCCTTATTTCAAGAACTATGTTTTGACAAAGACATACCACATGATTGATGAAGATGAGCCCATTCTTGAGAAAGCAATAGG GACTGAGATTGAATGGTATCCAGGGAAATGCTTGACCCAGAAGCTTCTTAAGAAGAAGCCCAAGAAAGGATCAAAGAATGCCAAGCCAATTACCAAAACTGAAGAATGTGAAAGTTTTTTCAACTTCTTCAGTCCACCACAAGTTCCTGAGGATGATGAAGATATTGATGAAGATACA GCTGAGGAACTTCAAAATCAGATGGAGCAAGATTATGACATTGg GTCAACCATTCGAGACAAGATCATCCCCCATGCTGTGTCATGGTTTACTGGGGAGGCAGTTCAGGGGGATGAGCTTGGattggatgatgatgatggcgaggatgatgatgaggatgaggaggatgaggatgaggatgatattgacgaggatgaggatgaggaggatgatgatgatattgatgaggatgaggatgaggtTGATGAAAGCAAGACCAAAAAGAAG TCATCTGCTGGGAACAAG CAGAAAAGTGGAAAGGGACAAGCTGGGGATGGTCAGCAGGGTGAGCGGCCTCCAGAATGCAAGCAGCAGTGA
- the LOC18107680 gene encoding protein NDL1 isoform X2 produces MAESNDSVFVDVEKIYLGGKEHHVRTGCGSVSVIVYGDQDKPALITYPDLALNYMSCFQGLFFCPEAASLLVHNFCIYHISPPGHELGAAPISPDDPLPSVDDLADQIIEVLNYFGLGAVMCMGVTAGAYILTLFAMKYRQRVLGLILVSPLCKTPSWTEWLYNKVMSNLLYFYGMCGLLKEFLLQRYFSKDVRGSAEVPESDIAQACRGLLDERQGINVLRFLQAINQRPDITSGLKKLRCRTLVFVGDNSPFHSEALHMITKLDRRYSALVEVQACGSMVTEEQPHAMLIPMEYFFMGYGLYRPCQLSDSPRSPLSPSCISPELLSPESMGLKLKPIKTRVSLEG; encoded by the exons ATGGCTGAGTCAAACGATTCCGTTTTCGTCGATGTGGAAAAGATCTACCTCGGTGGAAAG GAACATCATGTAAGAACTGGTTGTGGTTCCGTGTCTGTTATAGTGTATGGAGACCAAGACAAGCCAGCACTAATTACTTATCCTGATTTAGCTCTAAACT ATATGTCTTGTTTCCAAGGCCTATTCTTTTGTCCTGAAGCGGCATCTTTACTGGTACACAACTTCTGCATTTACCACATTAGTCCTCCAGGTCATGAG TTGGGAGCTGCTCCAATTAGTCCTGATGATCCTTTGCCTTCCGTAGATGACCTTGCAGATCAGATCATTGAGGTTCTCAACTATTTCGG GCTTGGTGCAGTGATGTGCATGGGGGTGACTGCTGGTGCCTACATCCTAACCCTATTTGCT ATGAAATATAGACAGCGTGTTCTTGGTTTGATACTTGTGTCCCCTTTATGCAAAACACCCTCTTGGACTGAATGGTTATATAACAAG gtGATGTCAAATTTGCTATATTTCTATGGCATGTGTGGTTTACTTAAGGAGTTTTTGCTTCAGCGGTACTTCAGCAAG GATGTTCGCGGTAGTGCAGAAGTTCCTGAGTCGGACATAGCTCAAGCATGTAGAGGA TTGCTTGATGAGAGGCAGGGTATAAATGTTTTGCGGTTTCTTCAAGCAATTAATCA GAGACCCGACATTACTAGTGGGTTGAAGAAACTAAGATGCCGCACTCTTGTATTTGTCGGAGATAACTCTCCTTTCCACTCAGAGGCTCTCCACATGATCACGAAGTTGGATCGAAGATATAGTGCCTTGGTCGAG GTCCAGGCTTGTGGATCTATGGTAACAGAAGAACAACCACATGCAATGTTGATACCTATGGAGTACTTCTTCATGGGGTATGGGTTGTACAGGCCATGCCAACTCAGCGACAGTCCAAGGAGCCCACTCAGCCCCTCTTGTATCTCACCAGAGCTTCTCTCTCCTGAAAGCATGGGTTTGAAGCTTAAACCAATAAAAACCCGTGTTTCGCTTGAAGGTTGA